A stretch of the Massilia sp. W12 genome encodes the following:
- the epsG gene encoding chain length determinant protein tyrosine kinase EpsG yields the protein MSEEKQVGMAAVSRDSSIGRILLEMGKITPEDAEQILRIQREKGMRFGEAAQHLGLVTEADIQGVLAHQFDYPYLQAGHSPYPVDLVAAFHPFSVHVEALRAVRSQLMLRWFAQGEKALMVAAINSGEGASFLAANLAIVFSQLGEHTLLVDANLRTPCQHKLFCLEGRQGLSDILAGRAGLDVIQRTNAFVDLSVLQAGTLPPNPQELLARTSFGALNDELCKRYDVVLYDTSDFASSADALTIASRVGGVLLAVRKDKTRLSDVNVMNEQVQRSNAEVVGSVLLEF from the coding sequence ATGAGCGAGGAGAAACAAGTCGGCATGGCTGCGGTCAGCCGTGACAGCAGTATTGGCCGCATTCTGCTCGAAATGGGCAAGATCACGCCGGAAGATGCAGAACAGATTTTGCGCATCCAGCGCGAAAAAGGCATGCGCTTTGGCGAGGCTGCGCAGCATCTGGGCCTGGTGACTGAGGCGGATATTCAAGGCGTGCTGGCGCACCAGTTTGATTATCCCTATCTGCAAGCCGGCCACAGCCCCTATCCGGTGGATCTGGTGGCCGCCTTTCACCCTTTTTCGGTGCATGTGGAAGCTTTGCGCGCTGTCCGTTCGCAACTCATGCTGCGCTGGTTTGCGCAAGGGGAAAAAGCGCTGATGGTGGCCGCCATCAATTCCGGTGAAGGGGCCAGTTTTCTGGCGGCGAATCTGGCGATTGTGTTTTCCCAGCTGGGCGAACACACTTTGCTGGTGGACGCCAATTTGCGCACACCCTGCCAACACAAACTGTTTTGCCTGGAAGGGCGTCAGGGCTTATCCGACATTCTGGCCGGGCGCGCAGGTCTTGATGTGATTCAGCGCACCAATGCCTTTGTCGATTTATCCGTGCTGCAGGCCGGCACGCTGCCGCCCAATCCCCAGGAATTGCTGGCGCGCACCAGTTTTGGCGCCTTGAACGACGAATTGTGCAAGCGTTACGATGTGGTCTTGTATGACACTTCCGACTTTGCCAGCAGCGCCGATGCGCTCACCATCGCCTCGCGCGTGGGGGGCGTGTTGTTGGCGGTGCGCAAAGATAAGACCCGTTTGTCCGATGTGAATGTGATGAATGAACAGGTGCAACGCAGCAATGCTGAAGTGGTTGGATCTGTGTTACTGGAGTTTTGA
- the xrtB gene encoding exosortase B, which produces MSAIPASPAAFGARRDFKAALIEWGLPLAAGLALIGPTVYDFWNTLWQTDDQAHGPIILAVISYLMWQLRDAFLCEAGPNRPAWIAGMLCLIFGGLIYAIGRSQVINIFELGAFIPLLAGVVLVMRGWAGLRHLWFPIIFIIFLLPLPGPLVDALTGPLKKYISIIAENVLYWAGYPIGREGVQLVIGQYQLLVADACSGLHSMFSLSAVGVLYLYMMEYQNRLRNALIVLAILPIAFVANVIRVMILILVTYYFGDEVGQGFIHGSTGMFLYVLALSFLFLMDTIVGKIGLFKDKPAAKQGA; this is translated from the coding sequence ATGAGCGCTATCCCCGCATCCCCCGCCGCCTTTGGCGCGCGTCGTGATTTCAAGGCCGCCCTGATTGAATGGGGGCTGCCGCTGGCCGCCGGCTTAGCCTTGATCGGCCCCACAGTGTATGACTTTTGGAATACCCTGTGGCAAACCGATGATCAGGCGCATGGCCCGATTATTCTGGCGGTGATTTCTTACCTCATGTGGCAGTTGCGCGACGCCTTTTTGTGCGAAGCCGGCCCCAACCGTCCGGCCTGGATCGCCGGCATGCTTTGCCTGATCTTTGGCGGCTTGATTTACGCCATTGGCCGCTCGCAGGTCATCAATATTTTTGAGTTGGGCGCCTTTATCCCGCTCTTGGCCGGGGTGGTTTTGGTCATGCGCGGCTGGGCCGGTTTGCGCCATCTGTGGTTCCCGATTATCTTCATCATCTTCCTGCTGCCCTTGCCCGGCCCGCTGGTGGATGCGCTGACCGGACCGCTGAAGAAATACATTTCCATCATTGCTGAAAACGTCTTGTACTGGGCCGGTTATCCGATCGGGCGCGAAGGCGTGCAACTCGTGATCGGACAATATCAATTATTGGTGGCCGACGCCTGTTCCGGCCTGCACTCGATGTTCTCGCTGTCGGCCGTCGGCGTGCTGTATCTGTACATGATGGAATACCAAAACCGCCTGCGCAACGCCTTGATCGTATTGGCGATTTTGCCGATCGCCTTTGTCGCAAACGTGATCCGGGTGATGATTTTGATTCTGGTCACGTACTATTTTGGTGACGAAGTGGGGCAGGGCTTTATCCACGGCTCAACCGGCATGTTCTTATATGTGCTGGCCTTGAGTTTCCTGTTCCTGATGGACACCATCGTGGGCAAAATCGGCTTGTTCAAAGATAAACCGGCAGCAAAGCAGGGGGCATGA